The following are encoded in a window of Geobacter metallireducens GS-15 genomic DNA:
- a CDS encoding cytochrome c — translation MRKWLMFTMLLAMAALYSRQATAERKENHKDYASSSIAECSSCHKGEGVAPNHDSDWVRGHRLVAQKPGRNCNDCHDQAFCLDCHTGGGIDTSPSNQTFRRDYKPKSHRSDFLEIHPIKAMDNPQSCTRCHSEQKFCIECHERFRANDLQFQSHRRQFSDIQLSNVGPKHEGFSATQCQSCHPGGMLPTHKWSADHAVEARRNLQACQTCHSEGDVCMRCHSARTGLKVSPHPRNWDSVKGNYRDKSNGRSCVKCHDHF, via the coding sequence GTGAGAAAATGGCTGATGTTCACTATGCTGCTGGCCATGGCGGCACTTTACTCACGGCAGGCGACAGCCGAACGCAAGGAAAACCACAAGGATTACGCCTCGTCGTCCATTGCAGAGTGCAGCAGTTGCCACAAGGGCGAAGGGGTAGCCCCCAACCACGATTCCGACTGGGTGCGGGGACACCGCCTCGTGGCGCAGAAGCCGGGGAGGAATTGCAACGACTGTCACGATCAGGCGTTCTGCCTCGATTGCCACACCGGCGGCGGTATCGACACCTCACCGTCCAACCAGACCTTCCGGCGCGACTACAAGCCGAAGAGCCACCGCAGTGATTTCCTCGAGATCCACCCCATCAAGGCAATGGATAATCCCCAGAGCTGCACCCGCTGCCACTCCGAGCAGAAATTCTGTATCGAGTGCCACGAGCGGTTCCGGGCGAACGATCTTCAGTTCCAGTCCCATCGCCGCCAATTCAGCGACATTCAGCTCTCGAACGTCGGGCCCAAGCACGAAGGCTTCTCGGCGACCCAGTGCCAGAGCTGCCATCCGGGCGGCATGCTCCCGACCCACAAATGGTCGGCCGACCATGCCGTGGAGGCACGCCGGAACCTTCAGGCCTGCCAGACATGCCACAGCGAAGGGGATGTCTGCATGAGGTGCCACAGTGCCCGTACCGGTCTCAAGGTGAGCCCCCATCCGCGCAATTGGGATTCGGTCAAGGGGAACTACCGGGACAAGAGCAACGGCAGAAGCTGCGTCAAGTGCCATGACCATTTTTAG
- the speA gene encoding arginine decarboxylase, which produces MERWSINDSAKIYNLPNWGADLFSINKKGNVCVHPSPTSKHSIDLRALVDDLIKRKIKPPILLRFMDVLQGRIAAINRAFKYAIDENDYPSTYQTFYPIKVNQQRQVVEAIAKFGKRYNIGIEVGSKPELVIGISFATGNGIPIICNGYKDKEYIETVLYATKIGYDITIVVEKMFELEKIIALSKKTGIKPKLGIRVKLSSKGTGKWATSGGEDAKFGLRMSEIIAAIGLLEQNELLDSVKLIHFHIGSQITKIDKIKSALIEGTRVYAEMRKLGVGIEYVDIGGGLGVDYDGSKSSYFSSVNYSIEEYANDVIYQIKNICEDAGVECPNIISESGRATAAHYSVLVTNLLNTNTQNLMPDFEETLNGAEKLAPTVKKLVDIYKSIDRYSLREDYHDTVQLIQEAVSLFSLGYLTLAERAMAEWLHGKILRKINGIVEKIKPIPEELQNFQLSLRQTYFANFSLFQSIPDSWAIDQLFPIVPIQRLNQKPDVMASIADITCDSDGEITSFVGENGRTKYLPLHKIRKDEDYFVGFFLIGAYQEILGDMHNLFGDTNAVHVTFNKKTGYKIDTVINGDATWESLKYVQYKGPEILKHVRDTMEKDVALRKVSIEESSHFLELLDRTLLGYTYLGE; this is translated from the coding sequence ATGGAACGCTGGTCGATCAACGACTCCGCAAAGATTTACAACCTCCCCAACTGGGGGGCTGACCTCTTCTCCATCAACAAGAAGGGGAACGTCTGCGTACACCCTTCCCCCACGTCGAAGCACTCCATCGACCTGCGGGCGCTGGTGGACGATCTCATCAAGCGCAAGATCAAGCCCCCGATCCTGCTACGGTTCATGGATGTCCTCCAGGGGCGGATCGCTGCCATCAACCGCGCCTTCAAGTACGCCATCGATGAGAACGACTACCCGTCCACGTACCAGACCTTCTACCCCATCAAGGTGAACCAGCAGCGGCAGGTGGTGGAGGCCATCGCCAAGTTCGGCAAGCGTTACAACATCGGCATCGAGGTGGGCTCCAAGCCGGAGCTGGTGATCGGCATCTCCTTCGCCACGGGGAACGGCATCCCGATCATATGCAACGGCTACAAGGACAAGGAGTACATCGAGACGGTCCTCTACGCCACCAAGATCGGCTACGACATCACCATCGTCGTGGAGAAGATGTTCGAGCTGGAGAAGATCATCGCCCTCTCCAAAAAGACCGGCATCAAGCCCAAGCTCGGCATTCGGGTGAAGCTCTCCTCCAAGGGGACCGGCAAATGGGCCACCTCCGGCGGCGAGGACGCCAAGTTCGGCCTCCGGATGTCGGAGATCATCGCTGCCATCGGGCTTCTGGAGCAGAACGAACTCCTTGATAGCGTGAAACTGATCCACTTCCACATCGGGAGCCAGATCACCAAGATCGACAAGATCAAGAGCGCCCTCATCGAGGGGACCCGGGTCTACGCCGAGATGCGGAAGCTGGGGGTCGGCATAGAGTACGTGGACATCGGCGGCGGCCTGGGGGTCGACTACGACGGCTCCAAGTCCAGCTACTTCTCCAGCGTCAACTACTCCATCGAGGAGTACGCCAACGACGTCATCTACCAAATCAAAAACATCTGCGAGGACGCCGGTGTCGAATGCCCCAATATCATCTCCGAATCGGGCCGGGCCACGGCGGCCCACTACTCGGTGCTGGTGACGAACCTCCTCAACACCAATACCCAGAACCTGATGCCGGACTTTGAGGAAACCCTCAACGGCGCTGAGAAGCTGGCCCCCACGGTCAAGAAGCTGGTGGACATCTACAAGAGCATTGACCGCTATTCCCTTCGGGAGGACTACCACGACACGGTACAACTCATCCAGGAGGCGGTGAGCCTTTTCAGTCTGGGGTACCTGACCCTTGCCGAACGGGCCATGGCCGAGTGGCTCCACGGCAAGATCCTGCGCAAGATCAACGGCATCGTGGAGAAGATTAAACCGATCCCCGAGGAGCTCCAGAACTTCCAGTTGAGCCTGCGGCAGACCTACTTTGCCAACTTCTCGTTGTTCCAGTCGATTCCCGACTCCTGGGCCATCGACCAGCTCTTTCCCATCGTGCCGATTCAGCGGCTCAACCAGAAGCCCGACGTCATGGCCTCCATCGCCGACATAACCTGCGACTCCGACGGGGAGATAACCAGCTTCGTCGGCGAGAACGGCCGGACGAAGTATCTGCCGCTCCACAAGATCCGCAAGGACGAGGACTACTTCGTGGGCTTCTTCCTCATCGGCGCCTACCAGGAGATCCTGGGGGACATGCACAACCTCTTCGGCGACACCAACGCCGTGCATGTCACTTTCAACAAGAAGACCGGCTACAAGATCGACACGGTCATCAACGGCGACGCCACGTGGGAGAGCCTGAAATACGTCCAGTACAAGGGACCGGAGATCCTCAAACACGTCCGCGACACCATGGAGAAGGATGTGGCCCTGCGCAAGGTCTCCATCGAGGAGAGCAGCCACTTCCTGGAACTGCTGGACCGGACCCTCCTGGGGTATACGTACCTGGGGGAATGA
- a CDS encoding MFS transporter, which yields MFRGISGNVLIFGLVSFLTDVSSEMIYPLLPLFLTTVLGAGPAFLGLIEGVAESTAAFLKLVSGILSDRVRSRKGLVLGGYALSSLARPLVAAATAPSAILAIRFADRVGKGIRTSPRDALIADSTDPAFRGKAFGFHRAMDHAGALVGPLIATLLLAWFVKDLRTVFWLAAIPGFLAVVLIIWKVRETARVRTGDGTFLRIVPHGDLRRFLLILFLFTLGNSSDAFLLLRAGELGVTPARIPLLWAFFHLVKMAGSTPFGALSDRIGRRGVIVVGWGVYALSYGGFALAETEVACWLLFAFYGLFYAMTEGAEKALLADLAPSRERGSAFGWYNFAVGAGALPASLLFGAVWEKAGRVAAFGFGAALAALAAVLLLSLVRAPARE from the coding sequence ATGTTTAGAGGCATCTCCGGCAATGTCCTGATTTTCGGGCTGGTAAGCTTCCTCACCGATGTGTCGAGCGAGATGATCTATCCGCTCCTCCCCCTCTTCCTCACGACGGTCCTCGGGGCGGGGCCGGCGTTCCTCGGGCTCATCGAGGGGGTGGCCGAGTCGACGGCAGCGTTCCTGAAGCTGGTGTCAGGGATCCTTTCCGACCGCGTCCGGAGCCGCAAGGGGCTGGTGCTCGGCGGGTACGCCCTGTCGAGCCTTGCCCGTCCCCTGGTGGCGGCCGCCACGGCTCCATCGGCGATCCTCGCCATCCGTTTCGCCGACCGGGTGGGGAAGGGGATACGCACCTCGCCCCGCGACGCGCTCATTGCCGATTCCACCGATCCCGCCTTCCGGGGCAAGGCCTTCGGTTTCCACCGGGCCATGGACCACGCCGGAGCCCTCGTCGGTCCCCTCATCGCCACGCTTCTCCTTGCCTGGTTCGTGAAGGATCTGCGGACCGTTTTCTGGCTCGCGGCCATCCCGGGGTTCCTGGCCGTTGTCCTCATCATCTGGAAGGTGCGGGAGACGGCGCGGGTCCGCACCGGCGACGGCACCTTTCTTCGCATCGTCCCCCATGGCGATCTCCGGCGATTCCTCCTGATTCTTTTTCTCTTTACCCTGGGGAACTCATCCGACGCCTTCCTCCTCCTGAGGGCCGGCGAACTGGGTGTCACCCCAGCCCGCATTCCCCTCCTCTGGGCCTTCTTCCATCTCGTCAAAATGGCCGGGTCCACTCCCTTCGGCGCCCTGTCGGACCGGATCGGACGCCGCGGCGTGATCGTCGTGGGGTGGGGGGTCTATGCCCTTTCCTACGGAGGATTCGCCCTGGCCGAAACCGAGGTGGCCTGCTGGCTTCTCTTCGCCTTCTACGGGCTCTTTTACGCCATGACCGAAGGTGCCGAGAAGGCGCTCCTGGCCGACCTCGCCCCATCCCGGGAGCGGGGGAGCGCCTTTGGCTGGTACAATTTCGCCGTGGGGGCGGGGGCGCTTCCGGCAAGCCTTCTGTTCGGCGCCGTCTGGGAGAAGGCGGGAAGAGTGGCTGCCTTCGGCTTCGGGGCGGCGTTGGCGGCCCTTGCGGCCGTGCTGCTCCTCTCCCTCGTGAGGGCCCCGGCGCGGGAATGA
- a CDS encoding AAA family ATPase, translated as MENLTVTGLVRLIGAGATMIYVVTDNERRTEQIATQAAARLKGAGSPYVWTCTEGFSRDGAVVEGIDDPVAAVGFALAQPGPLLFLFKDLPWFWGDNPYLIRALKDFAMRAKAKAIVVLGQQEGIPAALREEFVILQQGLPAMEEIKAFFEQARARDPQLAQACQERPGLLNDLVVAAQGLDLLDVERGMRGARAAGEAGGEGLVRSIFETKRAIIRTGGIMEFVANDVTPDQVGGMENLKQWMARREQAFGLEGISSGANLPKGVLMMGIAGCGKSLFVKAIAATWRLPLIRLDMAAVYDGSYGTPESSLRKAFRTAEAVAPCVLWIDEIEAGISTQGFKAEGGPASRILGSFLTWMQEKRAPVFVAATANAIEMLPAEIIRKGRFDEIFYIGLPETKGREEIFRIHLTRRKIGLSAFDVPLLAGSTKGFSGAEIEQAVQAAAFEALTGKRPMTQQDLMAAISRTVPLSVTMAEQIKKIEAWAFKRAVPA; from the coding sequence GTGGAAAATCTCACCGTAACAGGTCTCGTGCGCCTCATCGGAGCCGGGGCCACCATGATCTACGTGGTGACCGACAACGAACGGCGGACCGAGCAGATCGCCACCCAGGCGGCGGCCCGGCTCAAGGGGGCCGGCTCTCCCTACGTCTGGACCTGCACCGAGGGCTTCAGCCGCGACGGCGCCGTGGTGGAGGGGATCGACGATCCGGTGGCGGCCGTCGGTTTCGCCTTGGCCCAGCCCGGACCGCTTCTCTTTCTCTTCAAGGACCTTCCCTGGTTTTGGGGAGACAACCCCTATCTCATCCGTGCCCTGAAGGATTTCGCCATGCGCGCCAAGGCGAAGGCAATCGTGGTCCTCGGCCAGCAGGAGGGGATTCCGGCGGCGCTTCGCGAGGAGTTTGTCATCCTCCAGCAGGGGCTTCCGGCCATGGAGGAGATCAAGGCCTTCTTCGAGCAGGCGAGGGCGCGGGACCCCCAGTTGGCCCAGGCGTGCCAGGAGCGGCCCGGCCTTCTGAACGATCTGGTGGTGGCGGCCCAGGGGCTCGACCTTCTGGATGTGGAGCGGGGAATGCGGGGAGCCCGTGCCGCCGGGGAGGCGGGGGGCGAGGGGCTGGTCCGCTCCATTTTCGAGACCAAGCGGGCCATCATCCGCACGGGCGGCATCATGGAGTTCGTGGCGAACGACGTCACCCCCGACCAGGTGGGGGGGATGGAGAACCTGAAACAGTGGATGGCCCGGCGGGAGCAGGCCTTCGGCCTGGAGGGTATCTCCTCGGGGGCGAACCTCCCCAAGGGGGTGCTCATGATGGGGATCGCCGGGTGCGGCAAGTCGCTCTTTGTGAAGGCCATTGCGGCCACGTGGCGGCTGCCGCTCATCCGGCTCGACATGGCGGCGGTCTACGACGGGAGCTACGGCACCCCCGAGTCGAGCCTCCGCAAGGCCTTCAGGACTGCCGAGGCGGTGGCCCCCTGTGTCCTCTGGATCGACGAGATCGAGGCAGGGATCTCCACCCAGGGGTTCAAGGCGGAAGGGGGGCCGGCGTCCCGCATCCTCGGCTCGTTCCTCACCTGGATGCAGGAGAAGCGGGCCCCGGTCTTCGTGGCCGCCACCGCCAACGCCATCGAGATGCTCCCGGCCGAGATCATCCGCAAGGGGCGCTTCGACGAGATCTTCTACATCGGGCTCCCGGAAACGAAGGGGCGGGAGGAGATCTTCCGCATTCACCTGACGCGCCGGAAGATTGGCCTGAGCGCCTTCGACGTGCCGCTCCTGGCCGGTTCCACCAAGGGGTTCTCCGGGGCCGAGATCGAGCAGGCGGTACAGGCGGCCGCCTTCGAGGCCCTTACCGGCAAGCGCCCCATGACCCAGCAGGACCTCATGGCCGCCATCAGCCGCACGGTTCCCCTCTCCGTCACCATGGCGGAGCAGATCAAGAAGATCGAGGCCTGGGCCTTCAAACGGGCGGTTCCGGCGTAA
- the nspC gene encoding carboxynorspermidine decarboxylase, with amino-acid sequence MTGIDIEKILKLAPSPAYVVDLGRLRHNLAILDDVQKRSGAKILMALKAFAMWSVFPIIRETLQGVCASSPWEARLGREEFGREVHSFAAAFKESDVVELLAVSNHLVFNSFNQLERFRPLWEKERGRVSVGLRVNPEHSEGHTPIYDPCAPKSRLGIPRAAFEGKSLAGVEGLHFHTLCEQLFEPLERTAKVFEEKFGPLLHGMKWLNLGGGHHITRAGYDIDALVELVKYFKGKYGVEVYLEPGEAIAIGTGVLVGEVLDVVRNEMEIAILDVSATCHMPDVLEMPYRPGITGGFDPGEKAHTYRLAGPSCLAGDVIGDWSFDKPLKPGDRLVFEDMSHYTMVKTTTFNGIQHPAICTFEPETGELRVVRRFGYEDFKSRLS; translated from the coding sequence TTGACCGGCATCGACATTGAAAAAATCCTGAAGCTGGCCCCGTCCCCCGCCTACGTGGTGGACCTGGGGCGGCTGCGCCACAACCTGGCCATCCTCGACGATGTCCAGAAGCGTAGCGGCGCTAAGATCCTCATGGCCTTGAAGGCCTTCGCCATGTGGAGCGTTTTTCCCATCATCCGGGAGACCCTCCAGGGGGTCTGCGCCAGCTCGCCGTGGGAGGCCCGCCTGGGTCGGGAGGAGTTCGGACGGGAGGTCCACAGCTTTGCCGCCGCCTTCAAGGAGAGCGACGTGGTGGAGCTGCTTGCCGTCTCCAACCATCTGGTCTTCAACTCCTTCAACCAGCTGGAGCGGTTTCGCCCCCTGTGGGAGAAGGAGCGGGGGCGGGTGTCGGTGGGGTTGCGGGTGAACCCCGAGCATTCCGAAGGGCATACCCCCATCTACGACCCCTGCGCCCCCAAGTCGCGGCTCGGCATCCCCCGCGCTGCGTTTGAGGGGAAGTCGCTTGCCGGAGTCGAGGGGCTCCACTTCCACACCCTCTGCGAACAGCTCTTCGAGCCTCTGGAGCGGACCGCGAAGGTCTTCGAGGAGAAGTTCGGGCCGCTGCTCCACGGCATGAAGTGGCTGAACCTCGGTGGCGGGCACCACATCACCCGCGCGGGGTACGACATCGACGCCCTGGTGGAGCTGGTCAAATACTTCAAGGGGAAGTACGGCGTTGAGGTCTACCTGGAGCCGGGGGAGGCCATCGCCATCGGCACCGGCGTCCTCGTGGGGGAGGTGCTGGACGTGGTGCGCAACGAGATGGAGATCGCCATCCTCGATGTCTCCGCCACCTGCCACATGCCAGACGTGCTGGAGATGCCCTACCGCCCCGGCATCACCGGCGGCTTCGACCCCGGCGAGAAGGCTCACACCTACCGGCTTGCCGGGCCGTCGTGCCTGGCCGGGGACGTCATCGGCGACTGGTCCTTTGACAAGCCCCTGAAACCGGGGGACCGGCTCGTGTTCGAGGACATGTCCCACTACACCATGGTGAAGACCACCACCTTTAACGGCATCCAGCATCCAGCCATCTGTACCTTTGAGCCGGAAACCGGGGAGCTCAGGGTGGTGCGGCGTTTCGGGTACGAGGATTTCAAGAGCAGATTGTCTTAA
- a CDS encoding surface-adhesin E family protein produces the protein MKRSWGIWALTAALTIMAPSAVPVSPAYAADDQWVLLDEDPSTSRYYYDTTSIVQDDEDSVTVRTKAVYTAEGKADALDTIGHPKGFEDLADTNFYYTINCSDDMSRLEKVVHRDSTGRTIKEYLLAGKTPWEQIEADTRMSLLRDAVCD, from the coding sequence ATGAAAAGATCATGGGGAATATGGGCGCTGACGGCAGCACTGACCATCATGGCCCCATCGGCGGTTCCGGTTTCTCCGGCATATGCCGCCGACGACCAGTGGGTGCTCCTCGACGAGGATCCCTCCACCTCCCGCTACTATTATGACACGACCTCCATCGTCCAGGATGATGAAGATAGTGTCACCGTCCGGACCAAGGCGGTCTACACCGCAGAGGGGAAGGCCGACGCCCTTGACACCATCGGTCATCCCAAGGGGTTCGAGGACCTGGCCGACACGAATTTTTACTACACCATCAACTGCTCCGACGACATGAGCCGGCTGGAAAAGGTTGTCCACCGGGACAGCACGGGGAGGACCATCAAGGAGTACCTCCTCGCCGGCAAGACTCCCTGGGAGCAGATCGAAGCGGATACGCGGATGAGCCTTCTACGGGATGCCGTCTGCGACTGA